Genomic window (Oenanthe melanoleuca isolate GR-GAL-2019-014 chromosome 1A, OMel1.0, whole genome shotgun sequence):
gGCTTCATAAGGTTGAGGTGGGGCTGGGACAATTCAACATACACTTAAATTTTACAGGATGCTGTTAACACTGAAAGGACTGACTAGAACAGAAAAGAATGGACCTAAAACACGGATTTATGTTATATAAACAGTACAACACATTGAATATACAACATCAAGAATCTGTGTATGGATTCATAGAATTGTTAGTTCTGCAAATTCATCATTTTCCAGTGCTACTGAATAAACAATGCATGCATATGATCTGCCAATTTGCAACAGTGGGAAGATAAACCGCAAATTCTTCATCCACAAAGAGGTCCCCTGAAGAATCTGCTGATatgctttgtaaaaaaaaaaaaaaattgaaacaataGACTTAAGGTACTGACAGAGAATAACTGAATAATGAATGGACACCTTAGATGTTAATCACTTTTGGCTAAAAAGTATAAAACATCAAGTCTGCAAGAATGCTCCATGACAATCATTTAGCATTAGTCCCAACCAAGATTAAGGCTCCTATCTAAAATTTACCTtagatttgttttcctttgtgtaaAATTACCTGAGCACAGATATCAAAGATCTACAGAGCTTTTGAAATACCTGCAGatactttaaaaatctgtaGATAACTTAAAGCAAAAAATCCATATATTTAATTCTAGCAgctaaatattttcaagaaaataaccAACAGAATATCATTTTGGTACATCAGTAAAGCCAGGAGAAGAGTGAGCTTAAGCTTTTGCTctcatctttttaaaatgtacataAAATGTAATAGAATTATTCAAACAGGACTGCTTAATTGTAAACagtacattaattttttttaaaaaaaatgggaatCAAAATTTAGGCAGTCACTCTACTCTTCTATAAATAGTTtacaaatgctgcttttcctcttgctAGAGATGGCTGGTGGTTTCTTAAGCActaataaatagaaaataacagGACCCACCCCACTGTTTTCTGTATTATCATTTATGCTTTGTGTCCTAGGAGCATGAATTGCTGTCATTCTCATTTGCTAAGGTTTATTCCCTGGACACCTGTAAGGTCCAGACACAGAAAAGCACCTAGCATCATCTTAAGAGCTCTGCAGAATTGGGTTAGATTCAGTAAGATTAAAGATAAACATGCACTTTATTAATTTGCTGCACTGGAActgaactggaaaataaaatttccaaagAGCAAGGCAGAAAAGCATCAGGTTGCACGGACAGACCAGCTCCCAGCAAAGTTAATGCCATCATAGAGAGGAGCATCAGAcccttaattttaaaagatcaaAAAAGACTACACTGTACAGAAGATAGATGTACATACTTTCAGCAAACAAAAGACTGTATGGAACCATTTCCAACACAACCCTTTGGAAATATACCCTATTAAAAGTGGTTTCTGGATTTTATTGAACCAactgaaaaaacacagagaaacacaaaacacatcccttttcctcctcctgcctcacaTACTGGTTCCCAAAAGAAattaacacaaataaaaatcttactTTAAGCAATGAGCAACTGTATGCGACCCTGAGGAGCAAATGGGACTCTTCCATTCAAATACATCAGGTTAACTTTGATATGACAATGTTATCTGTGTTGTTGACCTAGGACTAGCTGATTGCCAAGGGCATTTTACAATCACTGACAATCCTGTAAAAAGGGAAGGTACCAAAAAATTCCAGTGAAATATGAACCTaggatttaaaaagaaacaaattgaTGATGGATGAGTGTTCCAGATAATTAAAAAAGCAAGTAACAGCAGTCTGTAGTACCCATAATTCTATGTATAAATAGTAAGCAGGTAATCCAAATAAAATGCTACAGTTGGTTGAAAAACTAAATTGAACACTGCTTTcctattaaattaaaatataccaTCCACCGAGAAATTACattgataaataaaatattttcatgtagCAAAAACAAGGGGCAGGTTAATTCCAGGCTTTTTATGCCAAATATGAAAGATCTGAGAAACAAAAGTTGTACAGTAGTTCTAGTCTCTTAAATTTACAATACTGAAACCAGCAGGATTTGGCTAAATaatacagtttttaaataaGCTAATCTAAAGGAACAGACCGTCCTGTAAACATCTGACACAAACCACATTGCATTCTGATGGGGTGGCTATGTCTTCTCTATGCAGGAGAAAGACAAATTCAACTGGTGGTAGTAACAAGGGATGCAATCTAAAGGCAACATTCCTGTTCTTCAGTAAGGCTTGTAAAAAATTTGAGCCGTGTACGTATGACAGCCTGTACAATTATGAAATTTCTGGAAAGCtcttaagtttaaaaaaagcctaAATGTTTTAGGTATAAAACACATTGAGAAGATGTCCTTTTAAATTATGTGTAAAAGTGTCTGGCACCAGAAACAAACACTTGGTATTATTATAcctaagaaaaaaagcaaagaatcaCTCAAGTGTCCCTGAACTTCAGAGGAGATGCAGCCCAATAGGTTACTTTGCGTTGTTCTTTCCTCTGGAAAAGGAGCCATGAACACACACCCTTTAAGCTGCCTGTACTACATCAtcagttatatatatatatattatatagtatgcatatataatatatatataattgcATACACATTTCTTTTACCTCAATCTGGAATCATCTGGTTTCATGCAACACACCTATCAAGATTCAAACTATTGATTAGATCATAGCTggtgtataaaatattttattatgtagTGATTGAGTGTTGCTCAGCTTCAATCAGCTCTGACTAGAATCCTCATCCTTCAGTCCAGCTCACGCGTTGCCTCCATCACCCTTTCTTCAGCCACCTTCTTCACACAGAGCCTCCACTCCATGTTCATTGCTGAGGCACGTCTGTCAGCCTCTGAAGATAGCTCTGTGTTGCTGGCATTGAGAGAACAAACTGAACTGTCCTGTGACCTATTCGATAGCAGCCATATCCCAGCAGTCCAAAAACtgttgcttttaaaacaaatttgaaaatCTTACTTGAAGCTGATGGAGGAGGCACACTGAAAAAGATAGAAAGCAATATTAATATTTGAATAGCTGGAAACAGAAGGcattttccaattaaaaaaaaggatcttttctctccctcctccccataGTGCAGGAATTTTTCAGATAACAGATGCATCTTGAATGAACAATGGAGTCTTTAATGTTCAAGGGCTACATATAATTaagtaacaataaaaattaataaacactAACAAAGCCTTTTCTACTTATGCATTATGTCACTCTTAATGGCTAGGAACCTTTACTTGTCCATCACCCCATCAAAATAGCTGTCAATATCCACACTTCTTAAAGAATACTAGAAGAGAATATTGTGattttcacagagctgcttgGAAGTCTCTGCACTGGCCACCCGAGCCAGGAGGCAGAGGACAACAAGTAGACCAGGTCTACCCCCCAACCTTCAAGCACTCTCACTGTTGGCATATGAACAGTTAGTACCACCTCCCCAATAAAGCTGACTTTGAGAGCACAGTGACAtgcacctgcagccctgcaccaTCACTaacaggctctgcagcagctcagctggccctgcacccacagaaaCTCATCATCCTCTCACAGGCAACTCAGAAGTTTCCACATATTGTTTCAAAGGAGCCTcaagttattatttatttatatccaCAAAAAGTTTCAAATGTATTCAGAAGTAATCAGTTACAATAGTGCAAAAACACTGGGTGCTCTCAAACTAGGTTAGATGTGCTGAGATTAGGATACAACTAGACTGAGTTTAGTTCCATGTGCTCAAACTAGGGAAAAGTTATCACTGATAAGACTTTGCACATTACAGTAATATATACAGGAGAGTTTAAGAAAAGcatatgtattaaaaaaaaaaaaaagaaaaaggtgtaAAGGCATCTTTTACATATTGTTGTACCCTTCCCTACCTACTCTCTCAATTCTAATAATTcaccacaatttaaaaaaagtcagGTCAGGGTGCTAATAATGCCCAGGTCATGGCTTCCATCCTtgtatgggccattcacttagGAGTTGGAGTCAATCCTTGTACACTCCTTCCaactcaaaatattctgtggCAGACAGTAAAGTCTGCTTGGAGTCATGCTCAACGCATGAactaaaaaattagaaaaacagCATGAGGGGCAAAAAAGTTTAATGAAAAGTAAGTTGCAAATACAGCACTCTTATGAATGCCATTTGCTTCTTATTACTTCAGAAAATCAAGTTAATGCAATATTAATGTCTTCTGAAAGATACTAGTAACTCTTCTGATCAGTTATGGCACCGGCATAGTAAAGACAATCAAGTCAGAGCCTAAACTTTGAGGAGAAAGACCTTCTATGCAGGCTTGAAGACATGCATTTGGTCTTTGGGCTATTCAATTCTGTGCTGTCAATGATGCAACCAACAGCCACCACACAACATGGATTTGGACAACCTCATTGTACAGGTTATCTACGAGGATGCAGAGGAATATGGACATCTAGTTTGTGACTCCAGGTGAGGCTTAGCTTTACAATATAGTTATAAATGGCCAGGCAGAGCTTCTGTACTTTGCATTCTTGAATCTACACAACAAAAGTTTCTCTAAATTGTATTTTACATGTCAAAATATACCATTTACGTGGATGTCAGTCTCTTCTGGTTTTCATAGCCTCTGAAGAGATGGGTGAGGTCGTTACATAAACACAATAAAAGGATGTGATAAGGAAAGTGTGAATATTTGAAAGACTCTATAATCCTAAAGCACCACAGACCAATATTACTAGGTTGTATTATAATCTCTCCTGTATTTCTGAAGTCCTGACCTTTGCAGCTTTATGTGATAGACATAGTCTGAACACTTTGGTTCTTCAATTGTCTTTTACAAAGcacatgcatttattttaataggtACTTTGAAGCAAGAGTTCACCAGATACATGGCTTAAAACAGCTCATAATTAGTTAGGTATACACATTAAACCAAGCAATTACTTAGATATACACTTAAAAACAGAGTACAAGCAACTGCGACACTAAACTtgccagagccagcagtgtCCTGACAAAAGTTTTAAATccaattatttatatttttctaagtTAGACTAAGCCTTGTTCTGTTTTCACCATCTTCTACAGCTCTcatttgaattttcattttagaagaCTTAAATTAGGAccaattaattttctttctagacAAGGGCATATTCTCATCTCTATTTTCCTCCATATTCAActacttattttttccttccatattttctttttctttgctgtaaGCACAATCTGCAAGCACTGCACAGCAAGCCAGTGAGCTGACAGGGCAGGGATGACAGTAGAGATGCTTCTTGAAGCTGTGACAACCAACCAAAAAGACTCCAGAGAAACTGCTGGATTTTAGCAGGAGAAACTGTTACCTCATTATTTCCTGGATCTTTAAGTCAGAATTCCAGTTCTTTTCAATTCCAGGTACATGACCCATGCCAACAACACCAACTACAACAGCTGGGATGTATTTTCTAGGTTCatctgagaaaagagaaaggaatatATCTGTAAAATAACTAATTTCAAGCTGTAAATAAATAGGCAATGTGTGAGactacaaaaattatttttcttttactgccAGATATAGAAACCCTGTTGTTACATACTCATCTCACCTTCTGCCTCTTTCATTGAAAGTCTGAAAAAGTCAGCACggtttctgtatttttaggaatcatttatttaataaatagaCCTGGCCAGTGCTCATATTTTACCCTCAAGGTGACAGGCTCAGCAGATACAAGCTACATtaacttctttccttctctgtgtAGGTCATATTTCTGTACTGCTTATGAGGACACCCCTGGTCTTTGCCATCTCCTGAATAGAGAACTTTCTCTGCCACTTTAGACAGAGGCACTTGACACACAAAGTGTAACAAGGTTTGGGCTCACAATCGTAGAAAAACACTTGAGaccacacctgtccctgtgaAGTTCCCTGGTCCAGACCGAGCCTCAGCAACAGCAAACCCAGGCCAGTAACATCCAGAAGCTAAGCCAGCTACCATCAGACCAAAGCAACACATGCCAGCTCTCACCCTCATCTCCCACCTACCAAATTTCACAACATCCAAAATGTGGTTTCTGGAAGTTTTCTCCAATGAAAAATATAGCACCATGGCACAACAAAAATAACTCACAAAAAACTTTCTAAGGAATAATGATCAGGCTGCTTTCCTATAGGGAAAATTCTAcataatacataaatataaaatacaagttccactgttttgctttaaatatcCACCCTTgacttttccagaaaaaaaagtaaaactgtGAAGAGCAGCCCACCTCAAAGTGGAACAAAACTGTATTAAAAACACTAGAACTATTACACATTTACCAATTggtttttctaaattttctttttctcagtctATTCTAGGGTTGCTTTAAGTCAGAACTGCAACTACAACAGAAGTTCTGCACTAAACTGATGACAAAAACTATCTTCTTAAGATATTAAGTAAGAGGTAACATACTTCAGTATGCTTATCTATAGGAAGGGCATGCAGATTACATATGTCAGCAGAATACTTATAAGATTAGACAAATACTATTTTTCTATATGCTTATATTTTGCTGAAACAGCAGAGTCACATATGATTATTACTGCCAGATCACCAAAGTTCCTAATAGCCCaatttataattataaaaaaaacctATGAAGAGTACTGAAATCAGAGAATTAACTTATCAAGAAATGAGTCTCTCAGCAGCCAGTGACAACAATGAGGGGCAAGCAAGACACGACTGTCCCATACTGTGCTGTCATACAAGATCCCTGCCTTTTGAAATAGTTGCCTGGCTAATTAGTACTTTCCAGTTTTAAATAGCACAATGAGAGGTGAAGCATAATTGAGAGTCTACTGCTCTAGGTGGTTTCAACAGAAGATTAATAACcccttttcaatttttcaagCATTGTATCTTATGTGACACATGGCATTCATGAACAGAACATCCCAGATTTCCTGAGATCTGAATTTTGGAGCAGTACACAAAGAACACTTGCTGGTTATAATCTCTGCTTTAAAACAATTACTTTCTGAAGCTCGAGGTAGCTCTATCTGCTTTGCTGCTTGCTTCAGCATGTAGGTCAAGTAAATATCTCGTTCAGAGACAATCGTTCGATGAAGATCAGGGAATTCTCCAATCATTTCTGCCATCATCTGTTCCAGTAAATCCTTCTGTTTGCATTTCTCCACATCATCTTTACTGAAAGAAAGGCAAGTTTTCTCAGTATCTGTTACGCTTTTAAAGGTCAACACAGACAAACTAATGAATAAAAACAATTGGGCATTACACCTAAACAGTCTATAATTTTCCTCTCCATAAGGAAAATAATCTCCATAAACCTGTAAAACTTGATACCTAACAATGCCCCTACagtgaaggaaagggaaagaaaagagatcaCTTGCCTTTAGTCAGTTCAACTGGattttctcccttcccactTTAGAAGCTGACAACTGAACACAGCAAAACCACTAGGGCTTCAAAGGCAGGAGTTACCATGGTGCCCCACTTTCAGTGTATATTAATAAGCTTAGAGAGCCTACACACAGCTCCTTCTGAAGAAGCAGACCTGatcactgagcacagagagagaCTACTCAAGGAACAAAAAAGGCACACTGTAATGCACAGTCTGAGGACAAGGAAAGAGATCTGCAGGTTCCTAGTGTCAATCACAGGTCTTTAGCAGGGAAGTCAAAGTTATAAGCCAATTGCCAGAATAGAAGAATAGcaaacaggcagaaaatgcaAAGTAAGAATTGCAGGAGTAAATGTAATgaacttttattcttttcataGGTGCTATAAACCTTCTGTTATCACCCCTGGCTGTGGGTCACAGCTTGTAGAAATGAAATTATCTAGTTTGGCATCACTGCCTACTAAAGAATGATGTCCAACAGGCTTCCTTTAGTTTCCAAGATTAAAACAGCACTACAAACATCAGCACAACAAGCTAAAGGAGAAATGCTAGCTTTCAACAGACCCAGAAATATCAGCAGACTGACAATTTTGATGTTGAATTATTACTTCATTTTCCATGGAATCTCATGTTCATGGCTGTATGTGGAAGTCTTAAGAACATACAAATTATTGTACTGAGGCCTTTACTCTCTCTTATTTACAATAGCCACACACAGtggtggaaaagataaaaacagtaaaataatttaaaaaatttttaaagcatacTAGTGCTATACTAGCCTTACACTTCACCTGGAAGTAATGCATTGAAAGATAATTAAAGCAAGACCTGACAAGATCTGAAAGACAGCTTTCAGttcaaaaatacatattattGCAGGATAGTTTGTATATTCATCCTTCTCACTCACTTCAAATTTCATTGCACCAGGCTGGGCACCCTTATACTAAAGTCAAACTGAGGAATTGAATAATCCACCCCAAATACAAAAATTATGGGGTGCTTATTCATACCTGATGGGGTCAGATAAGAAGCAAAGGCCCCAAGCAAGCTTGACTTTTTGCCAGAAGGAAAGTGCAGCAATTGCTCTCTTAAATGTAACAGGGATGGGTCGGTCTCCAAGGTGGAATTTACAGAAAGGTACTTTACTAGCCTGAAAGAGAAGATACAAATACCTAGTCAACATTTCATACTGCAGCAGAGCACTTTCTTATTGACAAACTTAAAGGACATATCGTGTTATACAAGGTATCTTAGAAGAGAGCAAGTAGTATCATACTTCAACATAAATAAGTATTTTGGCTTTGCAGCAAATACAATTTACAAAATACTACTACATTACTTCAAAAAGGAAGTAAAGACCAAAAATAAGAGTTGCACAAAACAGCTATTTAGTTCCAGGTATCACTGCTGGCAGTAGTACAAAAGATGACTGTCAAAAGACCATATAGGACTAACAGACCAGTTAGTTAACGGAGCATTTCACTTCCCCAGTCTTTGTAGACAAATGGAATGTGTCAGATCTCATTAATCTTTTAGAGCTGGTTTATCACAGCTTGAAATCCTGACACCACCAACAGTGGAACCAAGATCAATAACCAcaattcagaaaaaattatttaaaagaaactaaattaTTACTGAAAACAAATGTCTTCAGAAATACAATCAGGAAAAAGCCGTATCATTTGAAGTCTTTTTGGAATTGCTTTCCCACAACTTATATCTACAAAGCTTTGTATCTTAAGGTACAGTCTGAAGTCAAAAATTTTTACGACTTCATTGGCGTCAGCAGATCGCCAATTGGCAGATTGGCTTTACTCTATGGCCAGAGTGCTCTTTTCTAGGCAATaacaaaatagttttattaAGTTAAACTCTGGAAGCAAAAGGCCAGTAATCTGATCTCAGAAAAGCCAGTTCAAGTTCACACCTCTTTGAAAGCCTCCCTGAATTCTCCTCCTGGGGCCATTCCCAGCTGTTCTGTGATGTGAGCAGAAACCTTCAGAAGCAGCATTTGCATCAATCCAGACATAACTCCGTTCtggcagaagagagaaaaaaacatgttaaaaaaccccaaaaaaacaggTCAACATGCTAAAGAAAGCACTGCtaacagaagtgaaaaaaacaattattttaatgaagaaacTGAATGAACTTAATGAAGCACTGAAACAACATTTTGGAGCCAATTCACTGATCAATACAGCccatatttcagtttttatcagTTTACCTCACTGTGTGGCCAAAGTATTCTGCCTTTCAACAAAAATGTACAGCAggttaagaaaataaagaagggTAGCCAGATTTATTTCCGTCTATATTTACTCTGCCTGCTTGAAGAAAGTGTCTGAATAACTCAATGGATAAACAGTTCATACtgtacatttaatttttcttgacCTATGgatacaaaaaaattaagggaCCACCACAAGAGAATTTACATTAAATGTACAGTGAATGCCATGTCCTAGAAATACTGAAGTGAATCCCAGAAATGCCAACAATCGTGAAAAACAGTAGGTTGCGGACTGATTAGatgaagaaacaaagagaatCTAACATTGTAGTGTATGATTTCAGCACACAAGATCTTAAGAGACCTCACAGGCCTGAGTATGAGTGAGTCCTACAAGAAGACTGAAGGTTCTCTATTACTTTTTTGAACTAGACTTAAAATCAAAACTCTTgtcttgagaaagaaaatatttcttctatgTATActtaaagttttcttttcctgaccTTTTACAAAAAGAATTAAGAGAACATCTCAAATCCATCCCTTCTGTCCAACTCTGGCTATCCCCAACAAGTTACTTTTATGATTACAACTCAATGAACCAACATTACGTGTCCCATAGCATAACCTGCATCTTGGTTACACATCTCCTCCAATTTGCCATCAGTCCATAATTCTGCCAAAAGGGGCACTGCTCCTTCCCTCAACAAAGGCTAATTTCCTACTATATCATCAGCTATGTGCAACTGAAGATGAGGCTACATAGGATAGCCTGACTTAATGTAACTACTGGAAGTTACCAGAGAAAGCTCCAGGTCTCCATTCCTTGCTCAAATgacccaccctgtgccagatCCAAAGCTTGTGTGTGTGACCTCTCCAAAGGCTGTGGGTGGGTTTGTGCCATTAAATGGAATCAAGAGCCACTGAGGACCAGAACTGGCAAAGAAGAAGGGTTATTTTCAAAGCGAATTTATTACCTGCTTTATCATACTACAAACTAGCAAGCATGGAAGAAAGTCAAGTGCTGGGCTTCTGGGGAGAGCCaaggaagagagaggagaaaaagtgaTTTCACAGCATCCCTGAGATCCAGTTAAAGTGCCTGGGCAACAAAAGTTTCCAGAAGTTCAGAAAAGAGACTCACCCCTCCACTCCCTccaaaaaaaagacaaaaacaaaacaaaaaaaaacctaggaTAATGCAGCCTGAGGTTATTTGCTGGCTGATCTCTCCTCCAGGACTGATACACCTGAAGTTGTATTTTTACACTGTGACAGGAAGATTCGTCCTGTTGCCTAACAGAGGGATACATCTTTGAAGTGTTTCCAAATTGTCTGTGCTTTTAATCTGCAGGGGGCCTTGAAGCTACTCTTTGACTGTGTATCAAGTCACTGATCAGCACCAAGTGCAGAAACAAGCCATGTGAACTTTCATTCACAATTCTTTTAAAAACCCTCATTCTCATGAaggaaggcagcacagccttGACACCTGGAGCCTGGAACTGGTTTCCTTACTGCTGCAATACCACCGGAGGTTAGCCTTCAAAACACAAGTCAAGGTAGCAAGTGAACAGCAGCCTGCTCATGTCCATATGGATGTACCTATCCTCTATCCATTCATGTTATATCCATTTTATTTAAGAGGACTGTCCCTATGGTTTACCTAAACATGGAGGCTGTATTACACAGTGCAAAAGGTGAGCTTTTTTCACCAGCCAGAACCAACATTACAACATAATCCTCCACAGGTAACTTCAGACAAAAAGAGATTAAGCTTTGATTTTACTGTCACTAGCtcactttcttttctgtccCCAGAGCAAGGTTTCTCAACTGCCCTTTTGTGTCCAGAGTAGCAATCTTACAGCCACCAGGAGATGATGCAGCAAAAAACCAAGCCCTATAACAGGGCCATGGTATGGACACAGAAGGGATAACAGAACCAGGAAACCAGGGAGAAGATAAGAGAAAACCTGTCTTACCAGTTTGATTTAAGCCAACTGTTACTGCACATCTCCAAGTTACCCATATTTGAGCCAGATACCAGTCTGCACCATGTTGCCTTGCTTAATGGAAAGCAAACAGGTACCTCTCTGCAAACAACTGTAAGGGTTTTGAAATTCAAGGAGGAGCTAAAGGAAGTCTGGTTTTAACCTGAAGCAATTACTTGATAAGCTGTGGATGCCAGTGACCCATTGCAAATATGTACATTTCATGTTAACATTCTTCTCAGTTTCCAGCTTCAATTAAGAATAATGAAATCAATATTTATGTAGTGATTATAAAATGACAccatttgggctttttttcctcattttcaaaCTCAAGGATGAAAGctgaaagcagctttttcttttagtatAGCTTTTGAGCCTGTCTCATTTCAATGAGAGAAGGCAACTAAGGCATAACTGGGCAACTTACCAACTGGTTGGATTTTtatcagagaaaaacaaagacagTATAATCTGGCATGAGACAGTTGGATTGTTCTTCCTGGTTTTCCCTATACAATCAATGCTGTTAGTGATTCAAAGGGGAAAggctgggggattttttggttgaGACCATAGATATATGTTCTTTAAAAGACCAATGttcaaattttattatttctgcaaataaaGTAAAGGAGACTAATACTGAGCTGTAAGAATAGGAAGGATCCTTGGAGTATTCTCTGGCTTTGGAGCCAAGAGAGTATGTGTTTTTCTACTGTCTGCACACAAGATCACTTTGAGCCCTAGTAGGAAGTGGTAACTGCAAAGCTGACAAGATGAATTTacattacagagaaaaaaaaaaaagtctgatattttgttttcattgtccTTTTCCTCTTAACACAACAAAAATTGTTGCATTTAGCtctgataaaaagaaaaaaaaaaagtttctgtgCCTGTACACAAGGTCAGAAGATCCCCAGCTATGCTGTTCCAGCTGTTGTGAACATGCATTTTAGCCACATGCATTAGAACAATCCACCTTACCAAAGATAAACATAGATGCAGCAATTCATGCAATATGCAAATGTTTTGCAGTGTCTTTTCCTTTGATAgggcagaaataaagaaaacaggaaagaggCATTATTGCCTAACTCTATGAGTCAGAAAGCCTGCCCTGAGaccctgtgtgtgagcacacacactGCATAGCCCTGAGCCACTGCAGGTGCTTCTGCATGCATGCAGATTATGTTCCTATGGGGGTGCAGTCCTGCAAATTCCCCAATTACATCAATAAAGCAATTCCAATATACAGTTACCACACAATCAAAATAGCAATGAATTTCTTCGTCCAACTGGACACCAAAACTCTTTCTACTATTGACTATGTACTGCTATTCTAATCAAGTGTCCTGTCATTTTTAAGTCAACTTTGCATTGTTTCCCTGTGCCTAGcttaaaattacttaaatgCAAGCTAGCTAGGTGGAACTGCAAAAATACAGGACTTTTTTGTTGCACACACATCCAGACATATCCACATCAAACTGCCGGAGTAGTTATAATTAGAATAGAATCCCACACATTTTAGCCcaaatttttcagaattccCCTTCAGGGCCTATTGTCAACTAGAAACTACTCAAAAGA
Coding sequences:
- the TRABD gene encoding traB domain-containing protein isoform X1, producing the protein MQEEQQPEAAADPMSSSDAPEDGPKETSSVSQNISDADAFKILLEMKLKKRQKRPALPSTVTELDTEDGSKVYVVGTAHFSDSSKKDVVKTIQEVQPDVVVVELCQYRVSMLKMDEKTLLKEAKEINLEKLQQAIKQNGVMSGLMQMLLLKVSAHITEQLGMAPGGEFREAFKEASKVPFCKFHLGDRPIPVTFKRAIAALSFWQKVKLAWGLCFLSDPISKDDVEKCKQKDLLEQMMAEMIGEFPDLHRTIVSERDIYLTYMLKQAAKQIELPRASENEPRKYIPAVVVGVVGMGHVPGIEKNWNSDLKIQEIMSVPPPSASSKIFKFVLKATVFGLLGYGCYRIGHRTVQFVLSMPATQSYLQRLTDVPQQ
- the TRABD gene encoding traB domain-containing protein isoform X2, with amino-acid sequence MKLKKRQKRPALPSTVTELDTEDGSKVYVVGTAHFSDSSKKDVVKTIQEVQPDVVVVELCQYRVSMLKMDEKTLLKEAKEINLEKLQQAIKQNGVMSGLMQMLLLKVSAHITEQLGMAPGGEFREAFKEASKVPFCKFHLGDRPIPVTFKRAIAALSFWQKVKLAWGLCFLSDPISKDDVEKCKQKDLLEQMMAEMIGEFPDLHRTIVSERDIYLTYMLKQAAKQIELPRASENEPRKYIPAVVVGVVGMGHVPGIEKNWNSDLKIQEIMSVPPPSASSKIFKFVLKATVFGLLGYGCYRIGHRTVQFVLSMPATQSYLQRLTDVPQQ